One window of the Acidobacteriota bacterium genome contains the following:
- a CDS encoding insulinase family protein, protein MTALAAGRASTPAVSTRRFAAGGGFGAAAALGLVLAVLAGAAVAGCGAAGSSAEDAGIIALPTPNSPLVTLRIGFRTGSVDDPAGKNGLNALTAMMMGRGGTEALRFQEITEALYPWSASIRAQSDKEMTVLVGEVHRDHLEPFFAIVRDLVVAPRFDESDFVRNRDFLTNTVVSTLRGSDDEELGKEALNAMLYAGHPYAAPTVGTEEGLAALTLDDVRAFHRDHYTRARALVGVSGGYPDGFVERIEQEILYRLPAGGAERAPLPAPRALDGRELLVVDKDAIATAISIGFPIDLTRAGDDFYALLVANSYFGEHRTFNGLLMNKMRGQRGLNYGDYSYIENFIQDGGSRLPIPNIPRSRQFFSIWIRPVPHHNAHFALRQAVRELHVLVDEGLSVEDFEATREFLLNYSKLYVQTTSRRLGYHMDSAFYGGEYFIDEIQRRLTALTVDDVNAAIRRHLQYDDLAIAVVTRDAEAFRDALLAGEPSPATYNTAVTEEIRAEDALIEGFDLAINPDRVRVVPVEEMFRAVEAGQG, encoded by the coding sequence ATGACCGCGCTGGCAGCAGGACGGGCAAGCACGCCGGCGGTTTCGACGCGGCGGTTCGCGGCGGGTGGCGGCTTCGGGGCGGCCGCCGCGCTCGGCCTCGTGCTCGCCGTGCTCGCCGGGGCCGCCGTGGCCGGCTGCGGCGCGGCGGGATCGAGCGCCGAAGATGCCGGCATCATCGCATTGCCGACCCCGAACTCGCCGCTGGTGACCCTGCGCATCGGTTTCCGCACCGGCTCGGTCGACGATCCGGCAGGGAAGAACGGCCTGAACGCCCTGACCGCAATGATGATGGGGCGGGGCGGCACCGAGGCGCTGAGATTTCAGGAGATCACCGAGGCGCTCTATCCCTGGTCCGCGTCGATTCGCGCGCAGTCCGACAAGGAGATGACGGTGCTGGTCGGCGAGGTGCACCGCGATCACCTGGAGCCGTTCTTCGCCATCGTGCGCGATTTGGTGGTGGCGCCGCGGTTCGACGAGTCGGACTTCGTTCGGAACCGGGACTTCCTGACCAACACCGTCGTCTCCACGCTGCGCGGCAGCGACGACGAGGAGTTGGGCAAGGAGGCCCTGAACGCGATGCTGTACGCCGGGCATCCGTACGCGGCGCCCACCGTCGGGACCGAAGAAGGTCTGGCCGCCCTGACCCTGGACGACGTGCGGGCGTTCCACCGCGACCACTACACGCGCGCGCGGGCGCTCGTCGGCGTGTCGGGCGGCTATCCCGACGGCTTCGTCGAGCGTATCGAGCAGGAGATTCTCTACCGGCTGCCGGCGGGCGGAGCGGAGCGCGCCCCGCTGCCGGCGCCGCGGGCGCTCGACGGCCGCGAGCTGCTGGTGGTCGACAAGGACGCCATCGCCACGGCCATCTCCATCGGTTTCCCGATCGATCTGACCCGCGCCGGCGACGACTTCTACGCCCTGCTGGTGGCCAACTCCTACTTCGGCGAGCACCGCACGTTCAACGGCCTGCTGATGAACAAGATGCGGGGGCAGCGCGGCCTCAACTACGGCGATTACTCCTATATCGAGAACTTCATCCAGGACGGCGGGTCCCGCCTGCCGATCCCCAACATCCCGCGCAGCCGGCAGTTCTTCAGCATCTGGATCCGGCCCGTGCCGCACCACAACGCGCACTTCGCGCTGCGGCAGGCGGTGCGCGAGCTGCACGTCCTGGTCGACGAGGGGCTGTCGGTGGAGGACTTCGAGGCGACGCGCGAGTTCCTGCTCAACTACTCGAAGCTCTACGTGCAGACGACCAGCCGCCGGCTCGGCTACCACATGGACTCGGCCTTCTACGGCGGGGAGTACTTCATCGACGAGATCCAGCGGCGCCTGACGGCGCTGACCGTCGACGACGTCAACGCGGCGATCCGCCGCCACCTGCAGTACGACGACCTGGCCATCGCCGTCGTCACCCGCGACGCCGAGGCGTTTCGCGACGCGCTGCTGGCCGGCGAGCCCTCTCCGGCGACCTACAACACGGCGGTGACGGAGGAGATTCGGGCGGAGGATGCGTTGATCGAGGGCTTCGATCTGGCGATCAATCCGGACCGCGTGCGGGTCGTCCCGGTGGAGGAGATGTTCCGGGCCGTCGAGGCGGGGCAAGGGTAG
- the larE gene encoding ATP-dependent sacrificial sulfur transferase LarE — protein MKTLDAKIVLLRRQLADLDRVVVCFSGGVDSGYLLAEAVSVLDDRAVALTAVSPSLVPEEGAAARRLAEQLGARHLLVDTAEVDDPRYAANPANRCYFCKVEVYGRAVREAARLGTHHVVDGFNVDDRGDHRPGRQAAKEHGVRSPLDDAGFTKADIREAARRLELPVWNKPALACLSSRFPYGTAITPERLTRVAACERVLREHGFSICRVRYFDERARIEVAPAEVARFHDAALLADVTARFRAAGFREIEVDPAGYRQGALNEPTRLSTTADFVRRYS, from the coding sequence ATGAAGACCCTGGACGCCAAGATCGTCCTTCTCCGCCGGCAGCTTGCCGACCTCGACCGCGTGGTCGTGTGCTTCTCCGGCGGCGTCGACTCCGGCTATCTGCTGGCCGAGGCGGTCAGCGTCCTCGATGATCGCGCCGTCGCGCTGACCGCGGTCTCCCCGAGTCTCGTCCCCGAGGAGGGTGCCGCCGCTCGCCGGCTCGCGGAGCAACTCGGCGCCCGCCATCTGCTCGTCGACACCGCCGAGGTCGACGATCCGCGCTATGCAGCCAACCCGGCCAACCGCTGCTACTTCTGCAAGGTGGAGGTCTACGGCCGGGCGGTTCGCGAGGCGGCGCGGCTCGGAACCCACCACGTCGTGGACGGCTTCAACGTGGACGACCGCGGCGACCACCGGCCGGGACGACAAGCCGCGAAGGAACATGGCGTGCGCTCGCCCCTCGACGACGCCGGGTTCACCAAGGCCGATATCCGGGAGGCGGCGCGCCGGCTCGAACTGCCGGTCTGGAACAAGCCCGCGCTCGCCTGCCTGTCGAGCCGCTTCCCGTACGGAACCGCCATCACCCCCGAACGGCTGACACGGGTGGCCGCCTGCGAGCGGGTGCTGCGCGAGCACGGCTTCTCGATCTGCAGGGTCCGCTACTTCGACGAACGGGCCCGCATCGAGGTGGCGCCCGCTGAGGTCGCCCGCTTCCACGACGCGGCGCTGCTGGCCGACGTCACCGCCCGCTTCCGCGCGGCCGGCTTCCGGGAGATCGAGGTCGATCCCGCCGGGTACCGGCAGGGCGCGCTGAACGAGCCGACGCGCCTGTCTACTACGGCGGACTTCGTACGACGTTATTCGTAG
- a CDS encoding calcium/sodium antiporter: MLYDILLITIGFALVAKGGDLFVDSSVSIGRALRIPRFVIGGTLVSLATTGPELVVSATAATMGDSGIALGNAVGSCICNIGLIVGTVALIMPVQVDRPDFIRRAGWMVGGGLLVVGFSWDLSMDRMYGGLLLALAVAYLGWDLLGILRSRRESGEETQDGDAASGLPKAVGWFAVGGACVLAGSYLLVESGQGLARALGVPSSIIGFSVIAIGTSLPELVTGVTAARKGVPDLSLGNIIGANVLNLLLIVGLSGTIQPLVLDRFSQWYGFPWLGIFFLTIVGVVLKNGVVRRAAGIGLLMLYVLYMIGLVSVPALS, from the coding sequence ATGCTCTACGACATCCTCCTGATCACGATCGGATTCGCCCTGGTCGCCAAGGGGGGCGATCTGTTCGTGGACTCCAGCGTCAGCATCGGCCGTGCGCTCCGGATTCCCCGCTTCGTCATCGGCGGGACGCTGGTGAGCCTGGCCACCACCGGGCCGGAGCTGGTCGTGTCGGCCACCGCTGCGACGATGGGCGATTCCGGCATCGCGCTCGGCAACGCGGTGGGTTCCTGCATCTGCAACATCGGGCTGATCGTGGGGACCGTGGCGCTGATCATGCCGGTGCAGGTCGACAGGCCGGACTTCATCCGGCGGGCCGGCTGGATGGTCGGCGGCGGCCTGCTCGTCGTCGGGTTTTCCTGGGACCTGTCGATGGACCGGATGTACGGCGGCCTGCTGCTGGCCCTGGCCGTCGCCTACCTGGGCTGGGATCTGCTGGGCATTCTGCGGTCGCGGCGCGAGTCCGGGGAGGAGACGCAGGACGGGGACGCCGCCAGCGGGTTGCCGAAGGCGGTCGGTTGGTTCGCCGTCGGCGGCGCCTGCGTTCTGGCGGGCAGCTACCTGCTCGTCGAGTCGGGCCAAGGGTTAGCGCGCGCGCTGGGTGTGCCGTCGTCCATCATCGGCTTCTCGGTCATCGCCATCGGAACGTCGCTGCCGGAGCTGGTGACCGGCGTGACCGCGGCGCGCAAGGGGGTGCCGGACCTGTCGCTGGGGAACATCATCGGGGCGAACGTGCTGAACCTGCTCCTCATCGTCGGCCTGTCCGGGACGATCCAGCCGCTGGTCCTCGATCGCTTCAGCCAGTGGTACGGCTTCCCCTGGCTCGGCATCTTCTTCCTGACCATCGTCGGCGTGGTCCTGAAGAACGGTGTCGTGCGGCGCGCGGCGGGCATCGGCCTGCTGATGCTCTACGTGCTCTACATGATCGGCCTCGTGTCGGTGCCGGCGCTCTCGTGA
- a CDS encoding AAA family ATPase produces MLERLHVRNLRGFGELRIDELGRINLVAGRNNAGKTTLLEAVFLLGGAADGHMAVNPDLLRGIDADEVRRSETFWKPLFSDLDTGRALVISGDHSVVGHIEQRITWERPISTEVFPGKHDGALAATSSGGRSLRFRYVDPVAGAIESEAREAGRKVTVVRQDPYVPFPRRMLLPGSGHPYADAMLLGHLRKQKRGDLLVDALRVVDSRLQGIEDNSSSGEPMIWVDIGLRELVPLSILGAGMTHVARIFLVIASTPGGVVLVDEIENGLHHSVLPDVWRVVAKAAEQFNVQVFGTTHSFECIEAAHEALGSEGFRLHRLEVIDGENRCVTLSPSAISGVIRHNMEIR; encoded by the coding sequence ATGCTGGAACGACTGCACGTACGTAATCTCCGCGGCTTCGGTGAGCTTCGGATCGACGAACTGGGCCGGATCAATCTCGTTGCCGGCCGAAACAACGCGGGCAAGACCACTCTGCTGGAGGCGGTTTTTCTGCTCGGCGGAGCGGCTGACGGGCACATGGCGGTCAACCCCGACCTGCTCCGTGGCATCGATGCGGACGAAGTTCGGAGGTCGGAGACGTTCTGGAAGCCGCTGTTCTCCGATCTAGACACGGGCAGGGCACTCGTGATTTCCGGCGACCACTCGGTCGTCGGGCACATCGAGCAGAGAATCACATGGGAGAGACCGATCTCGACGGAGGTCTTTCCCGGCAAGCACGACGGCGCATTGGCGGCGACCTCTTCCGGCGGACGTTCACTCCGATTCAGGTACGTCGATCCGGTAGCCGGCGCGATCGAAAGTGAGGCACGGGAGGCGGGAAGAAAGGTGACCGTCGTTCGACAGGACCCGTACGTTCCATTTCCCCGAAGAATGCTCCTGCCGGGAAGCGGGCACCCGTACGCCGACGCCATGCTGCTGGGCCATTTGAGAAAGCAGAAGCGCGGAGATCTGCTCGTGGACGCCCTCCGCGTCGTCGATTCCAGGTTGCAGGGCATCGAGGACAATTCGTCCAGTGGCGAACCCATGATCTGGGTCGACATTGGGTTGCGGGAACTCGTGCCGTTGTCGATCCTGGGAGCGGGCATGACGCATGTCGCCCGTATCTTTCTGGTGATCGCGTCCACGCCGGGCGGCGTGGTGCTTGTCGATGAAATCGAGAACGGACTGCACCACTCCGTGCTGCCGGACGTATGGCGCGTGGTCGCGAAGGCTGCAGAGCAGTTCAACGTACAGGTATTCGGGACGACGCACAGTTTCGAGTGCATCGAAGCAGCACACGAGGCTCTCGGATCGGAGGGCTTTCGACTGCATCGCCTCGAAGTCATCGATGGCGAGAACCGCTGCGTGACGTTGAGTCCGTCTGCGATCAGCGGGGTGATTCGCCACAACATGGAAATCCGCTGA